One Deinococcus reticulitermitis genomic region harbors:
- the wecB gene encoding non-hydrolyzing UDP-N-acetylglucosamine 2-epimerase has translation MTSASPRRIVLAFGTRPEATKMAPVYRALERQSGLTPLILSTGQQREMLDGALGVFDLTPDRDLSVMTERQTLADLTARIVPRAGQVLREMEADMVLVHGDTSTSFCVALSAFYEGIPVGHVEAGLRSGNLREPFPEEANRRLTGVLSALDFAPTPESRANLRREGKAETGLFVTGQTAVDAVREVAGRVPLRPEWRARLEAGEKLVTVTMHRRENQPQMREMAQALGRVARAFPDHHFIYPVHLSPAVQEAVRPALADVPNFELTEPLDYSDMAPLMAASRLLATDSGGLQEEGAALGVPVAVLRNVTERPEGLEAGVLRLAGNDPAQLEGVLTELLGDEATLARMRAARNPYGDGQAAGRIAGAIAWHFGLAERPADWEAAPSGG, from the coding sequence ATGACATCAGCCTCCCCCCGCCGCATCGTCCTCGCCTTCGGTACCCGCCCCGAGGCGACCAAGATGGCGCCCGTCTACCGCGCGCTCGAGCGCCAGAGCGGCCTGACCCCGCTGATCCTCTCGACCGGGCAGCAGCGCGAGATGCTCGACGGAGCGCTGGGCGTGTTTGACCTCACGCCCGACCGCGACCTCAGCGTGATGACCGAGCGCCAGACCTTAGCGGACCTCACCGCGCGGATCGTGCCGCGCGCGGGACAGGTGCTGCGCGAGATGGAGGCCGACATGGTGCTCGTGCACGGCGACACCTCCACGTCGTTTTGCGTGGCGCTCTCGGCCTTTTACGAGGGCATTCCGGTGGGCCACGTCGAGGCGGGGCTGCGCTCGGGCAACCTGCGCGAGCCTTTTCCGGAGGAGGCCAACCGCCGCCTGACCGGGGTGCTCTCGGCGCTCGACTTTGCGCCCACGCCGGAAAGCCGCGCCAACCTGCGGCGCGAGGGCAAGGCCGAGACGGGCCTCTTCGTGACCGGCCAGACCGCCGTGGACGCCGTGCGCGAGGTGGCGGGCCGGGTGCCGCTGCGGCCTGAGTGGCGCGCGCGTCTGGAGGCCGGGGAGAAGCTTGTGACCGTCACCATGCACCGCCGCGAGAACCAGCCGCAGATGCGCGAGATGGCGCAGGCGCTCGGGCGGGTGGCGCGGGCCTTTCCCGATCACCACTTCATCTACCCGGTGCACCTCTCGCCCGCCGTGCAGGAGGCGGTGCGCCCGGCGCTCGCGGACGTGCCCAACTTCGAGCTGACCGAGCCGCTCGACTACTCGGACATGGCTCCCCTGATGGCCGCCTCGCGCCTGCTCGCCACCGACTCGGGGGGCCTCCAGGAGGAAGGCGCGGCCCTCGGCGTCCCGGTTGCGGTGCTGCGCAACGTGACCGAGCGGCCCGAGGGGCTGGAGGCGGGCGTGCTGCGGCTCGCGGGCAACGATCCGGCGCAGCTCGAAGGGGTGCTCACCGAACTGCTCGGCGACGAGGCCACCCTCGCCCGGATGCGCGCGGCCCGCAACCCCTACGGCGACGGTCAGGCGGCGGGGCGCATCGCGGGGGCCATCGCCTGGCACTTCGGCCTCGCCGAGCGTCCGGCGGACTGGGAGGCGGCGCCGTCCGGCGGCTGA
- a CDS encoding response regulator — MTSIPPVRVLLVDDHAVVRQGLRLFLGLDEQIEVVGEAANGEEALAQAEELRPAVVVMDLMMPVMDGIAATRELRRRLPGTEVIALTSTLEEHKVNGAIEAGAISYMLKDASSDALAEAIHAAARGEVRLHPEAARRLVRDFRSGEMRETLTPKETVVLQLLARGQSNRDIAQDQGVSEATVKTHVSRLLSKLGLESRTQAALYALKHGVASLDGVEM; from the coding sequence ATGACCTCGATTCCCCCCGTCCGCGTTCTGCTCGTCGATGACCACGCCGTCGTGCGCCAGGGCCTGCGCCTGTTTCTGGGCTTAGATGAACAGATTGAGGTGGTAGGCGAAGCGGCCAACGGCGAGGAAGCGCTCGCCCAGGCCGAGGAGTTGCGGCCCGCCGTCGTCGTGATGGACCTGATGATGCCGGTGATGGACGGCATCGCCGCCACCCGCGAACTGCGCCGCCGCCTGCCGGGGACCGAGGTGATCGCGCTGACCTCCACCCTGGAGGAGCACAAGGTCAACGGCGCGATTGAAGCCGGCGCGATCTCGTACATGCTCAAGGACGCGTCGAGCGACGCCCTCGCCGAGGCAATTCATGCCGCCGCGCGGGGCGAGGTGCGGCTGCACCCCGAAGCCGCCCGAAGGCTCGTGCGCGACTTCCGCTCGGGCGAGATGCGCGAGACGCTGACCCCCAAGGAAACGGTGGTGCTGCAACTCCTCGCGCGCGGCCAGAGCAACCGCGACATCGCCCAGGATCAGGGCGTCAGCGAGGCCACCGTCAAGACCCACGTCTCGCGCCTGCTCAGCAAACTGGGCCTGGAAAGCCGCACCCAGGCCGCCCTCTACGCCCTCAAGCACGGCGTCGCCAGCCTCGACGGGGTGGAGATGTGA
- a CDS encoding ABC transporter ATP-binding protein produces the protein MTHTGDVLLAVNNLKTYFNTDDGVVKSVDGVTFHINKGETLAVVGESGSGKSVTSLTIMRLIPMPPGQIAGGEVLFTGKDGVQKNLVNVSEAEMRKIRGNDISMIFQEPMTSLNPVYTVGDQIAEAVMLHQGKSRKEAMGVATDMLRFVGIPAPEKRVNEYPHQMSGGMRQRVMIAMALSCNPALLIADEPTTALDVTIQAQILDLMRKLQKDIGMSILFITHNLGVVAEMADRVVVMYGGRVVEEGDVIEIFKAPRHPYTMGLLNSIPRPSDYERKPGEPKGRLEAIPGNVPNPLSLPPGCPFEPRCKFAIPQCSQGVPPLEDTGGGHMARCIRWREFEGVQPHPVSHGHGQGQGPTSEVSA, from the coding sequence ATGACCCACACCGGTGATGTGCTTCTTGCCGTGAATAACCTCAAGACTTACTTCAACACGGACGACGGTGTCGTCAAGAGCGTGGATGGCGTGACCTTCCACATCAACAAGGGCGAGACGCTCGCGGTCGTGGGCGAGTCGGGCTCAGGCAAGAGTGTGACCAGCCTGACCATCATGCGCCTGATCCCCATGCCCCCTGGCCAGATCGCGGGCGGTGAGGTGCTGTTTACCGGCAAAGACGGGGTGCAGAAGAACCTCGTCAACGTGTCGGAAGCCGAGATGCGCAAGATCCGCGGCAACGACATCTCGATGATCTTTCAGGAGCCTATGACCTCGCTCAACCCGGTGTACACCGTCGGGGACCAGATCGCCGAGGCGGTGATGCTCCACCAGGGCAAAAGCCGCAAGGAGGCGATGGGGGTCGCCACCGACATGCTGCGCTTCGTGGGCATTCCGGCACCGGAAAAGCGCGTCAACGAGTACCCGCACCAGATGTCGGGCGGCATGCGCCAGCGCGTGATGATCGCCATGGCGCTCTCGTGCAATCCGGCCCTCTTGATTGCGGACGAACCGACCACCGCGCTCGACGTGACGATTCAGGCTCAGATTCTCGACCTGATGCGCAAACTGCAAAAAGACATCGGCATGAGCATCCTGTTCATCACCCACAACCTCGGGGTGGTGGCCGAGATGGCCGACCGCGTGGTCGTGATGTACGGCGGACGCGTCGTGGAAGAAGGGGACGTGATCGAGATTTTCAAGGCGCCGCGTCACCCCTACACCATGGGGCTCCTGAACTCCATTCCGCGTCCAAGCGACTACGAGCGCAAGCCCGGTGAGCCTAAGGGCCGACTCGAAGCGATTCCAGGCAATGTTCCCAATCCCCTGAGCCTGCCGCCGGGCTGCCCATTTGAGCCGCGGTGCAAGTTCGCCATTCCGCAGTGCTCCCAGGGGGTACCGCCCCTCGAAGACACCGGTGGCGGCCACATGGCGCGCTGCATTCGCTGGCGCGAATTTGAGGGCGTGCAGCCTCACCCGGTCTCGCACGGTCATGGTCAGGGCCAGGGGCCCACGAGCGAGGTAAGCGCATGA
- a CDS encoding YkgJ family cysteine cluster protein, which yields MPPAARPLPPHAPDPVTQPVLRAYDRYAAQARRWAAEYEARGGHIYCGAGCHFCCDMPIRVSLAEARITAEALTLPQARAFEVHARAVQRNARTSPDEETFVARHRIEISFCPLLDRQTGSCTAYAVRPTRCRDTFSALPAHYCACGTWENMTRREQTEYRHEVARTSGTDGELHFIAPLEHLSEPVWAAASKAMRRAWGLEVWGDFWTLTTLARDPGFMARVEAGNRRGALSHARGRGFGHPVTLEIA from the coding sequence ATGCCCCCCGCTGCCCGCCCCCTCCCGCCCCACGCCCCTGACCCCGTGACCCAGCCGGTTCTGCGCGCCTACGACCGCTACGCCGCGCAGGCGAGGCGCTGGGCCGCCGAGTACGAGGCGCGCGGCGGGCACATCTACTGCGGCGCCGGCTGCCACTTCTGCTGCGACATGCCAATTCGCGTCTCGCTCGCCGAGGCCCGGATCACCGCTGAGGCGCTGACCCTTCCCCAGGCGCGCGCCTTCGAGGTCCACGCCCGGGCTGTGCAGCGCAATGCCCGCACCTCCCCCGACGAGGAGACCTTCGTCGCGCGGCACCGCATCGAGATCAGCTTCTGCCCGCTCCTCGACCGCCAGACGGGGAGCTGCACGGCATACGCCGTCCGACCCACCCGCTGCCGCGACACCTTCAGCGCGCTGCCGGCCCACTATTGCGCCTGCGGCACCTGGGAAAACATGACCCGGCGTGAGCAGACCGAGTACCGTCACGAGGTCGCCCGCACCTCCGGCACCGACGGCGAACTGCACTTTATCGCGCCTCTGGAGCACCTCTCCGAGCCGGTGTGGGCCGCCGCGAGCAAGGCGATGCGCCGCGCCTGGGGCCTGGAGGTCTGGGGCGACTTCTGGACCCTGACCACCCTGGCACGTGACCCCGGCTTCATGGCGAGGGTGGAAGCCGGCAACCGCCGGGGCGCGCTGAGCCATGCCCGGGGGCGCGGCTTCGGTCACCCGGTGACCCTGGAGATCGCCTAA
- the upp gene encoding uracil phosphoribosyltransferase translates to MVTVVDHPLVQHKLSVMRDQHTGVKEFRELASELSLLLAYEAMRDLEVVPARFSTPLEEGDFPMLSGKKLALVAILRAGLVMTDAIVNLVPAAKVGHIGMYRDPESLAPVAYYAKLPADISERRVFLTDPMLATGGSASAAITKLKDAGAHSIKLMTILSAPEGIAVIEREHPDVEIVTAAIDRQLDDHGYIVPGLGDAGDRIYGTK, encoded by the coding sequence ATGGTCACCGTCGTCGATCACCCCCTCGTGCAGCACAAACTCTCCGTGATGCGAGATCAGCACACCGGGGTCAAGGAATTTCGCGAACTCGCCAGCGAACTCAGCCTGCTGCTCGCCTACGAGGCGATGCGCGACCTCGAAGTCGTGCCGGCGCGCTTCTCAACGCCGCTGGAGGAAGGCGACTTCCCGATGCTCAGTGGTAAGAAGCTCGCGCTGGTCGCCATTCTGCGCGCGGGGCTCGTGATGACCGACGCGATCGTGAACCTGGTGCCCGCCGCCAAGGTCGGCCACATCGGCATGTACCGCGACCCCGAGAGCCTCGCGCCGGTCGCCTACTACGCCAAACTGCCCGCCGACATCTCAGAGCGCCGGGTCTTTCTGACCGACCCGATGCTCGCGACCGGCGGCAGCGCGAGCGCGGCGATCACGAAACTCAAGGACGCGGGCGCCCACTCGATCAAGCTGATGACGATCCTCTCGGCGCCTGAGGGCATCGCCGTGATCGAGCGCGAGCACCCCGACGTCGAGATCGTGACCGCCGCCATCGACCGCCAGCTCGACGACCACGGCTACATCGTGCCGGGCCTCGGCGACGCGGGCGACCGCATCTACGGCACGAAGTAG
- a CDS encoding HD-GYP domain-containing protein, with protein MFRRKAPSPAAPDPRRSRVSGPAEPLDPARVLSELLARPNAEGVLENALAYAATLLGGDVNGYAVVRRGQGIQGQGQDKVTAVFGYPRALIGTALNGPWSSMRPRVLPEGSQELYAANAPEIHKALDAAGMREAPLSLVVPLSDRGRTLGALVFDRTDEGPITPSQQEAVVRWAAAVAPVLGLVEARDDWQRAARQLAGSVVEAVESREFDSLGHAPAVAEAAVRAGRSMGLSGRELEELWFAATLHDLGKIHGENGHALIGANFLQNVPQLAEAQKAIRHHHERWDGQGDPDRLVGEDIPLYARILAVANAYVRTGDMERVRAQAGKSLDPRVVEALGKALAKAAS; from the coding sequence GTGTTTCGACGCAAAGCTCCCAGTCCTGCCGCGCCCGACCCTCGCCGCAGCCGGGTCAGCGGACCCGCTGAGCCGCTCGATCCGGCGCGGGTGCTGTCCGAGCTCCTCGCGCGCCCGAACGCTGAAGGGGTCCTCGAAAACGCGCTCGCCTATGCGGCCACCCTGCTCGGGGGCGACGTGAACGGGTACGCGGTCGTGCGCCGGGGCCAGGGAATCCAGGGTCAGGGTCAGGACAAGGTGACGGCGGTATTCGGCTATCCCCGCGCCCTGATCGGAACAGCCCTGAACGGTCCCTGGTCGTCGATGCGCCCACGCGTCCTGCCCGAAGGAAGTCAGGAGCTCTACGCGGCGAATGCGCCGGAGATCCACAAGGCCCTCGATGCCGCCGGGATGCGTGAGGCGCCGCTCTCGCTCGTCGTGCCGCTCAGCGACCGAGGGCGCACGCTCGGGGCGCTGGTCTTTGACCGCACGGACGAGGGGCCCATCACGCCGTCCCAGCAGGAGGCGGTGGTGCGCTGGGCCGCGGCAGTGGCGCCGGTTCTAGGGCTGGTCGAAGCGCGCGACGACTGGCAACGCGCCGCTCGGCAGCTGGCGGGCTCGGTGGTCGAGGCGGTCGAGAGCCGCGAGTTCGACAGCCTCGGGCACGCGCCGGCGGTCGCCGAGGCGGCGGTCCGGGCCGGGCGCAGCATGGGGCTCTCGGGCCGCGAACTCGAGGAGCTGTGGTTCGCCGCGACCCTCCACGACCTCGGCAAGATCCACGGCGAGAACGGGCACGCGCTGATCGGGGCCAATTTCCTTCAGAACGTGCCGCAGCTCGCTGAGGCGCAAAAGGCCATCCGGCATCACCACGAGCGCTGGGACGGCCAGGGAGATCCGGACCGGCTCGTTGGCGAGGACATCCCACTTTATGCCCGGATTCTCGCGGTCGCCAACGCCTACGTGCGGACAGGTGACATGGAGCGCGTGCGGGCCCAGGCCGGCAAGAGCCTTGACCCCCGGGTGGTCGAGGCGCTCGGGAAGGCGCTGGCCAAGGCCGCCTCTTGA
- a CDS encoding MraY family glycosyltransferase produces MDSLRAFAAQLGIADPFGAGFLSVLATFVAALAFTWYFIPRLREFAVQAGWADQPNARRLNKEPLPNAGGLAIFAGFVGSIVVAWALRPIAVELVNIQVLAILLGAAILVLVGFIDDQFGLSPLSRLIVQVFVALLLVVNGLKMDFNAIPFLPTLPDAVNSPLSTLLTIVWIVGLTNAVNLMDGVDGVVGGVGFVVSMVLLITAARFPDRAAAVILLAGLAGACLGYLRYNFNPSRIIMGDAGAYLIGFTLAAVSLLGTLKFSAGASLIVPLIVLALPVLDTTQVVIGRLRRGIRNPLGHPDKTHIHHRVLARTASARRTAVILWFVALACGALGMLLQGVPLAAIAVTVVLVGGSLWFVTHRRLRAHDRERRAEGGL; encoded by the coding sequence ATGGACTCTCTGCGGGCCTTTGCGGCGCAACTCGGCATCGCCGACCCTTTCGGGGCCGGATTTCTCAGCGTGCTCGCCACTTTCGTGGCGGCGCTCGCCTTCACCTGGTACTTCATTCCGCGCCTGCGCGAGTTCGCGGTGCAGGCCGGCTGGGCCGACCAACCCAACGCCCGGCGGCTGAACAAGGAGCCGCTGCCCAACGCGGGCGGCCTGGCGATCTTCGCGGGCTTTGTCGGCAGCATCGTGGTCGCGTGGGCGCTGCGGCCCATCGCCGTCGAACTCGTCAATATCCAGGTGCTCGCCATCCTGCTCGGGGCGGCGATTCTGGTGCTCGTGGGCTTTATCGACGACCAGTTCGGGCTCTCGCCGCTCTCGCGCCTGATCGTGCAGGTGTTCGTGGCGCTGCTGCTCGTCGTCAACGGCCTGAAGATGGACTTCAACGCGATTCCCTTCTTGCCCACCCTGCCCGACGCGGTGAACAGTCCGCTCAGTACCCTGCTCACCATCGTGTGGATCGTGGGCCTCACCAACGCCGTCAACCTGATGGACGGGGTAGACGGGGTGGTCGGCGGCGTGGGCTTCGTGGTGAGCATGGTGCTGCTGATCACGGCGGCGCGGTTTCCCGACCGCGCGGCGGCGGTGATTTTGCTCGCAGGGCTGGCGGGGGCCTGCCTCGGATATCTCCGCTACAACTTCAACCCCAGCCGCATCATCATGGGAGACGCGGGCGCGTACCTGATCGGCTTTACCCTCGCGGCGGTCAGCCTGCTCGGCACGCTGAAATTCAGCGCGGGCGCCAGCCTGATCGTGCCGCTGATCGTGCTCGCGCTGCCGGTGCTCGACACCACGCAGGTCGTGATCGGGCGGCTGCGCCGGGGCATCCGCAATCCGCTCGGGCACCCCGACAAGACGCACATCCACCATCGGGTGCTCGCCCGCACCGCCTCGGCGCGGCGCACGGCGGTGATTCTGTGGTTCGTCGCGCTCGCCTGCGGCGCCCTCGGCATGCTGCTGCAAGGCGTGCCGCTCGCCGCCATCGCCGTGACGGTGGTTCTGGTCGGCGGCTCGCTGTGGTTCGTCACGCATCGCCGCCTTCGCGCGCACGACCGCGAGCGCCGCGCTGAAGGCGGCCTCTGA
- a CDS encoding aminoglycoside phosphotransferase family protein, producing the protein MKPPPATTPAPQARFPHLEARFGPLSPMDRGMQSRVYSAPGGKVVVKVYRNHQGDHCAEAENMRRAGLGDWVVDALEADGIEALVLRRFPGRPLRRSDVPRALPALRGQLAALHRAPAGRVNLRRVHERLRRFRSTLSGYLLADLFEAVEAPLEDGALEQPAAFCHLDLWHDNILINPESGDVLIIDWTKAAPDDPLRDLALLKTGTLDLLSADESLQAALSFLPDQQPATLRRYRAYLALTTLHDLYWFLMNEPYEFDGQREKKVRRARHVLAHLPGD; encoded by the coding sequence GTGAAGCCGCCCCCCGCCACCACCCCGGCCCCCCAGGCCCGCTTTCCACATCTGGAGGCGCGTTTTGGGCCGCTCAGCCCGATGGACCGTGGCATGCAGAGCCGGGTGTACTCGGCGCCGGGCGGCAAGGTGGTTGTCAAGGTGTACCGCAACCACCAGGGGGATCACTGCGCCGAGGCCGAGAACATGCGCCGGGCGGGGCTGGGTGACTGGGTGGTCGACGCTCTCGAAGCCGACGGGATCGAGGCGCTGGTGCTGCGCCGCTTCCCAGGGCGCCCGCTGCGCCGCTCGGATGTGCCGCGCGCGCTGCCGGCCCTGCGTGGGCAACTCGCTGCGCTGCACCGCGCTCCTGCGGGCAGGGTCAACCTACGGCGCGTACACGAGCGGCTGCGGCGATTCCGGTCCACCCTGAGCGGTTACCTGCTCGCTGACCTCTTCGAGGCGGTCGAGGCCCCGCTCGAGGATGGAGCGCTGGAGCAGCCGGCCGCGTTTTGCCACCTCGACCTCTGGCACGACAATATTCTGATCAATCCCGAGAGCGGCGACGTCCTGATTATCGACTGGACCAAGGCCGCCCCCGACGATCCCCTGCGCGACCTCGCGCTGCTCAAGACCGGCACCCTCGACCTGCTGAGCGCCGACGAGAGCCTGCAAGCGGCGCTGAGCTTCCTGCCGGACCAGCAGCCCGCGACCCTGCGGCGTTACCGGGCCTACCTCGCCCTGACCACCCTGCACGACCTGTACTGGTTCCTGATGAACGAGCCCTACGAGTTCGACGGCCAGCGCGAGAAAAAGGTGCGGCGGGCCCGGCATGTGCTCGCCCACCTGCCGGGGGACTGA
- a CDS encoding DUF4097 domain-containing protein: MKRAQAGWVSASVRADPTRPRPLLPVLARMSLGLGLALCGAALLWQGSTLRPIPGLVVSRTPFSVPLDGKLPLDLATSAALRFGSDRGSLTLGPLPPGSPELLSGAAKHRARNPLSLDTRRLGHDVRFGAWLAVSDPYERGTVTVSDPQPVQHELTARLSPEVPLTLSTETSVGAQTLDLTGLRLRGVTVRSDRGDLRLRLPGRPGGPYAVITRAGSVTVRASPGAAPEALRVNARAGDLDLDLGGARIEALGVGNLSGDVTLTLPAQFSRGSVTTTTGDVSVTARPGTRGNLDLRTQGGAVTLRLPKTLRTRVRFTDRDTLLLPEGTPPATAPALDLFVDAPEENFRLVETD; encoded by the coding sequence GTGAAACGGGCGCAGGCGGGGTGGGTCAGCGCTTCCGTCCGGGCCGACCCCACGAGGCCGCGCCCGCTGCTGCCGGTGCTCGCGCGCATGAGCCTGGGGCTCGGGCTGGCGCTGTGCGGCGCGGCGCTGCTGTGGCAGGGGAGCACCTTGCGGCCCATCCCGGGGCTGGTGGTCAGCCGCACGCCTTTTTCAGTGCCGCTCGACGGCAAGCTGCCGCTCGACCTCGCGACCTCGGCAGCGCTGCGTTTCGGGAGCGACCGGGGCAGCCTCACGCTCGGGCCGCTCCCGCCCGGCAGCCCGGAGCTGCTGAGCGGCGCGGCCAAGCACCGCGCGCGCAATCCGCTGAGCCTCGACACCCGCCGCCTCGGCCACGACGTGCGCTTCGGGGCGTGGCTGGCGGTGAGTGACCCTTACGAGCGCGGCACCGTCACCGTGAGCGACCCGCAGCCGGTGCAGCACGAGCTCACGGCGCGACTCTCGCCCGAAGTGCCGCTCACCCTGAGCACCGAGACGAGCGTGGGCGCGCAGACCCTCGACCTCACCGGGCTGCGGCTGCGCGGCGTCACCGTCCGCAGCGACCGGGGCGACCTGCGGCTGCGGCTGCCCGGGCGCCCGGGCGGTCCCTACGCCGTGATCACGCGCGCCGGCAGCGTGACGGTGCGCGCCAGCCCCGGAGCGGCGCCCGAAGCGCTGCGGGTCAACGCGCGCGCGGGCGACCTCGACCTCGACCTCGGCGGCGCGCGGATCGAGGCCCTCGGGGTGGGCAACCTGAGCGGCGACGTGACCCTCACCCTGCCCGCCCAGTTCAGCCGGGGCAGCGTCACCACCACGACCGGCGACGTGAGCGTGACCGCCCGCCCCGGCACGCGCGGCAACCTCGACCTGCGGACCCAGGGCGGCGCCGTGACGCTGCGGCTTCCGAAGACGCTGCGGACCCGCGTGCGCTTCACCGACCGCGACACCCTGCTGCTTCCCGAAGGCACGCCCCCCGCCACCGCCCCGGCGCTCGACCTCTTCGTGGACGCGCCGGAGGAGAACTTCCGGCTCGTCGAAACCGACTGA
- a CDS encoding ABC transporter ATP-binding protein, giving the protein MTATPVSQVPRDRSSIAAQGETLLEVNNLQKYFPIRGGLMSRVVANVKAVDDVSFNIGRGEVVGLIGESGSGKTTAGRALLRLIEPTGGQVIFNGTDITRLSKAQMRDYRREMQIIFQDPFASLNPRMTVSDIIGEAMQIHNLHPGKGRVDRIAELLQRVGLRPEHMGRYPHEFSGGQRQRIGIARALAVDPSFIVADEPVSALDVSIQAQVVNLIQDLQEELGLTVLFIAHDLHVVEYICDRMIVMYLGRIMEIAPSHELNRNPKHPYTEALLSASPIPDPTVKRQRIILEGDIPSPINPPSGCVFRTRCRYAIQDCANVVPELREVSPGHFKACIRDDVL; this is encoded by the coding sequence ATGACTGCCACTCCTGTTTCCCAGGTGCCCCGTGATCGCAGCTCCATCGCGGCGCAGGGCGAGACACTGCTTGAGGTCAACAACCTCCAGAAGTATTTCCCGATTCGCGGCGGGCTGATGTCGCGCGTCGTCGCAAACGTGAAGGCCGTCGACGACGTGAGCTTTAACATCGGGCGCGGTGAGGTCGTGGGTCTGATCGGTGAGTCCGGCTCGGGCAAGACGACCGCCGGGCGTGCGCTGCTGCGCCTGATCGAGCCGACCGGTGGGCAGGTGATCTTCAACGGCACCGACATCACCCGGCTGTCCAAGGCCCAGATGCGTGATTACCGCCGCGAGATGCAGATCATCTTCCAGGACCCCTTCGCCTCGCTCAACCCGCGCATGACGGTGAGCGACATCATTGGCGAAGCGATGCAGATTCATAACCTGCACCCCGGCAAGGGCCGCGTCGACCGCATCGCCGAGCTTTTGCAGCGCGTCGGCCTGCGCCCCGAGCACATGGGCCGCTACCCGCACGAGTTCTCGGGGGGCCAGCGCCAGCGCATCGGAATTGCGCGCGCGCTCGCGGTCGATCCGAGCTTCATCGTGGCCGACGAGCCGGTTTCGGCGCTCGACGTGTCGATTCAGGCCCAGGTCGTCAACCTGATTCAGGACCTGCAAGAAGAACTCGGCCTGACGGTGCTGTTCATCGCGCACGACCTGCACGTCGTCGAGTACATCTGCGACCGCATGATCGTGATGTACCTCGGGCGCATCATGGAGATTGCGCCGAGCCACGAGCTCAACCGCAACCCCAAACATCCCTACACCGAAGCGCTGCTCTCGGCCTCGCCGATTCCCGATCCCACCGTCAAGCGTCAGCGCATCATTCTTGAAGGCGACATCCCGAGCCCGATCAACCCGCCCTCAGGCTGCGTGTTCCGCACCCGCTGCCGCTACGCGATTCAGGACTGCGCGAACGTCGTGCCTGAGCTGCGCGAGGTCTCGCCCGGCCATTTCAAGGCCTGCATCCGCGACGACGTCCTCTGA
- a CDS encoding diacylglycerol/lipid kinase family protein, whose protein sequence is MTAASFPASSRAFTVVLNAQAGRGLAGREWPRLEAELRARVIDFEVIRAASGEEALARVQALAPERAVLTVGGDGTVGALLPALVGTGRPVALVPLGSGNDFAGMLGLRAGDFAEALDRLSYAPRQIDAMQVEIVRGDHAGLRRLLLNGLGTGFDAQVTHAYLRAPGALPGFWRYAWGALGSVRDLRLAGLRMVADGAVIYEGPSCLAAVMNGTRYGGGFRISPASDARDGLLNAVCSGPLSRMQLLGLMARVLRGTHLGHPRVHAGAGQRVELHWSAPVHLHLDGDLWGRAQEVRAEVLPGAVELLNG, encoded by the coding sequence GTGACCGCTGCCTCTTTTCCCGCATCTTCCCGCGCCTTCACCGTCGTCCTCAATGCCCAGGCCGGGCGCGGCCTCGCCGGGCGTGAGTGGCCCCGGCTGGAGGCGGAGTTGCGCGCGCGTGTGATCGACTTCGAGGTGATCCGCGCCGCTTCGGGGGAGGAAGCGCTCGCCCGCGTGCAGGCCCTGGCGCCGGAGCGGGCGGTGCTCACGGTGGGCGGCGACGGCACGGTGGGGGCACTCCTGCCCGCGCTGGTGGGGACCGGGCGGCCCGTGGCACTCGTGCCGCTCGGCAGCGGCAACGACTTCGCGGGGATGCTGGGGCTCAGGGCGGGCGACTTCGCCGAGGCGCTGGACCGCCTGAGCTACGCGCCCCGGCAGATCGACGCCATGCAGGTGGAGATCGTGCGCGGTGACCACGCGGGGCTGCGCCGGCTGCTGCTCAACGGGCTGGGGACCGGCTTCGACGCGCAGGTGACGCACGCTTACCTGCGCGCACCGGGAGCGCTGCCGGGCTTCTGGCGCTACGCCTGGGGAGCGCTCGGCTCGGTGCGTGACCTGCGGCTGGCAGGCCTGCGGATGGTGGCCGACGGCGCGGTGATCTACGAGGGGCCGAGCTGCCTCGCGGCGGTCATGAACGGCACGCGCTACGGCGGCGGCTTCCGCATCAGCCCGGCGTCGGACGCGCGCGACGGCCTGCTGAACGCGGTGTGCAGCGGGCCGCTGAGCCGCATGCAACTGCTGGGGCTGATGGCGCGGGTGCTGCGCGGCACCCACCTCGGCCATCCCCGCGTCCACGCCGGAGCAGGTCAGCGCGTCGAGCTGCACTGGTCCGCCCCGGTGCACCTGCACCTCGACGGCGATCTCTGGGGCCGCGCGCAGGAGGTCCGCGCCGAGGTGCTGCCGGGGGCGGTGGAACTCCTCAACGGGTAG